One segment of Anopheles stephensi strain Indian chromosome 3, UCI_ANSTEP_V1.0, whole genome shotgun sequence DNA contains the following:
- the LOC118510042 gene encoding uncharacterized protein K02A2.6-like, translating into MEEEQRRLSQQFETPGTALLQPGYGQPLPSNAPAVEQQGSQASSVHFSPSLSSAPTSLHPPSLAPAASMQHPPSLPGVSQNGEPTMYQIMQLLRQLMTKIEQQPPASLPTNASQLPVVHPPSASQQQPLVSEIASQPQQQHRSAPANPEQILDSLARNITEFRFEAEAGLTFEAWYSRYEDLFVSDAARIDDAAKVRMLMRKLGSMEHERYVNYILPRNPRDLTFEATVEKLKAIFGKAESLLTKRYKCMQIVKTKAEDFLAYACRVNRACVDFELNRMGEEQLKCLIFVCGLKEDTDRDFRVKLLSRIEEHAEITLEQLSAECSRLVALKKQNAMIIGEKEERVLAIQNGARRSHHGFRGKGLRSRPIHRDDRSGKPSNPCWFCGALHWVKDCPHTNHKCRECGEVGHLEERCRKQKHRAGRKFYRPTRFAKTVTVCSVRASRKFVEVSINGVGIRLQLDTGSDISVIGRSAWEKVGKPSLVQPTVCAKTASNERLELLGEFRAEVAICNATKPAIIRVAQVDLLLLGADLIDLFALSSVPMDVFCAKVSTTAQIPKELQSRFPEVFRGTGLCTKAQIKLQLKDNCRPVFRPKRPVAYAMQATVEEELDRLVQMNVITPVDYSEWATPIVVVRKSSGAIRICGDYSTGLNDALRPHEYPLPLPDDIFARLAHCKFFSKVDLSDAFLQVEIEERYRPLLTINTHRGLYLYNRLPPGLKVASAAFQQIMDAMLAGLCYTSGYLDDVVVGGRTEEEHDENLNKVLQRIKEFGFTIKAEKCAFKTHQIEYLGHIIDRTGLRPNPKKIDAIVNLPAPSNVNEVRSFLGAINYYGKFVPNMRNLRYPLDNLLKDGNQFVWTKQCGEAFRKFKEILKSDLLLTHYDPTAEIIVAADASSVGLGATISHKFPDGSIKVVQHASRALTKAEEGYSQIDREGLAIIFAVTRFHKMLYGRHFRLQTDHKPLLRIFGSKKGIPVYTANRLQRFALALQLYDFEIEYIPTDKFGNADLLSRLISKHAKPEQEYMIAKKLQQLRKRTLYCAKCTATSNRVGQARWIKDFTD; encoded by the exons ATGGAGGAAGAGCAGCGCCGTCTCTCGCAGCAGTTCGAAACCCCGGGTACTGCGTTACTACAACCCGGATACGGCCAACCGCTCCCGTCAAACGCTCCAGCGGTCGAGCAGCAGGGATCTCAAGCGTCCTCGGTACATTTTTCGCCATCGCTATCATCAGCGCCCACAAGCCTTCATCCGCCATCGCTCGCTCCAGCCGCTTCGATGCAGCACCCGCCATCGCTACCAGGCGTGTCACAAAACGGTGAGCCAACAATGTATCAA ATAATGCAGCTTCTACGCCAATTAATGACAAAAATTGAGCAACAGCCGCCAGCATCACTGCCCACAAACGCATCGCAGCTACCAGTAGTGCATCCGCCAAGTGCatcacagcagcaaccactaGTATCGGAAATCGCGTcgcaaccgcagcagcagcatcggtcaGCTCCAGCCAATCCGGAGCAAATCCTGGACTCGCTGGCGAGAAACATCACCGAATTCCGCTTCGAGGCTGAAGCCGGTCTAACGTTCGAGGCGTGGTACTCGCGCTACGAGGATCTGTTCGTCAGTGATGCAGCCAGGATTGACGATGCGGCCAAGGTACGAATGCTTATGCGGAAGCTAGGATCAATGGAGCATGAGAGGTACGTGAATTACATTTTACCCCGTAATCCCCGCGATTTAACATTTGAGGCTACCGTGGAAAAATTGAAGGCCATTTTCGGCAAGGCAGAATCCCTTTTAACTAAACGCTacaaatgcatgcaaatcGTCAAAACGAAAGCTGAGGATTTTTTGGCCTACGCATGTCGAGTCAATCGGGCATGTGTTGATTTTGAGCTGAACCGCATGGGTGAAGAACAGCTcaagtgtctgatttttgtATGTGGGCTGAAAGAAGACACGGATAGAGATTTTCGGGTAAAGCTGCTCTCGCGTATCGAGGAACATGCTGAAATCACCCTCGAGCAATTATCGGCGGAGTGTAGTCGTCTGGTGGCattaaagaagcaaaatgcGATGATCATTGGAGAAAAAGAGGAGCGAGTGTTGGCAATTCAAAATGGCGCGCGCCGTAGCCATCATGGGTTTCGCGGCAAAGGATTGCGCTCGCGTCCCATACATCGTGATGACCGGTCGGGAAAACCAAGTAACCCTTGTTGGTTCTGTGGAGCTTTGCATTGGGTGAAGGATTGTCCGCATACTAACCATAAGTGTCGTGAATGCGGTGAAGTTGGTCATCTGGAGGAACGCTGCCGCAAGCAGAAGCATCGCGCTGGCCGAAAGTTTTATCGCCCAACGCGATTTGCTAAAACCGTCACGGTGTGCAGCGTACGGGCTAGTCGCAAGTTTGTGGAAGTTTCCATCAATGGAGTTGGCATCCGGTTGCAGCTAGATACGGGTTCAGATATATCGGTCATAGGTCGTTCAGCGTGGGAGAAAGTAGGGAAGCCGTCATTGGTGCAGCCTACCGTTTGCGCAAAGACTGCCTCTAATGAGAGGCTGGAGCTACTTGGCGAGTTTAGAGCAGAGGTTGCCATTTGTAATGCTACCAAGCCGGCGATCATCCGTGTGGCTCAAGTCGATTTATTGTTACTGGGAGCAGACTTGATTGACCTTTTTGCTCTTAGCTCCGTTCCAATGGATGTGTTTTGCGCCAAAGTTTCGACGACCGCACAGATTCCCAAGGAATTGCAGAGCCGTTTTCCGGAAGTTTTTCGTGGCACAGGGCTTTGCACGAAAGCGCAGATCAAGCTGCAGCTTAAGGATAATTGCCGTCCGGTGTTCCGCCCGAAGCGACCGGTTGCATACGCAATGCAGGCTACAGTAGAGGAAGAGCTCGATCGCCTGGTCCAGATGAATGTGATCACACCTGTTGATTACTCGGAATGGGCGACACCAATAGTCGTCGTACGCAAAAGCAGTGGAGCTATTCGAATCTGCGGCGATTATTCGACGGGGTTGAACGATGCGTTGCGTCCGCATGAATATCCGTTACCGCTCCCCGATGATATTTTTGCAAGATTGGCCCATTGCAAATTTTTTAGCAAAGTGGATTTGTCAGACGCATTTTTGCAAGTTGAGATTGAAGAGCGTTACAGGCCCCTTTTAACGATCAACACGCATCGAGGTCTTTACCTTTACAATCGTCTGCCTCCTGGATTAAAGGTTGCGTCAGCCGCGTTCCAGCAGATAATGGATGCGATGCTCGCCGGATTGTGTTACACTTCTGGCTATCTGGACGACGTTGTTGTCGGGGGAAGAACTGAAGAAGAGCACGATGAAAATCTCAACAAGGTGCTTCAGCGTATTAAAGAATTTGGGTTTACTATCAAAGCTGAGAAGTGTGCTTTTAAGACGCATCAGATAGAGTACCTCGGGCACATAATTGATCGTACTGGCCTTAGACCAAATCCAAAGAAAATTGATGCTATTGTAAACCTACCAGCTCCATCAAATGTGAATGAAGTCCGCTCGTTTTTGGGTGCCATTAATTACTACGGAAAATTTGTGCCTAACATGCGGAATTTGAGATACCCCCTGGATAACTTGTTGAAAGATGGCAATCAGTTTGTATGGACGAAGCAGTGCGGAGAGGCCTTCAGAAAGTTCAAGGAAATATTAAAGTCTGATCTGCTTCTGACACATTATGACCCTACGGCTGAAATCATAGTAGCCGCAGACGCCTCATCGGTTGGGCTCGGAGCCACCATTAGCCACAAGTTTCCGGATGGATCAATAAAGGTGGTGCAGCACGCGTCACGGGCTCTAACGAAAGCAGAAGAGGGGTACAGCCAGATTGACCGCGAAGGACTGGCTATCATCTTTGCAGTAACCCGATTCCACAAGATGCTTTATGGCAGGCATTTCCGCCTCCAAACCGACCACAAGCCATTGCTGCGCATCTTTGGATCAAAAAAGGGAATTCCTGTGTATACTGCCAACCGGCTGCAGCGGTTCGCTCTAGCGCTGCAGCTATACGACTTCGAAATCGAGTACATACCCACGGATAAATTCGGCAATGCAGACCTGCTGTCGCGGCTCATCAGCAAGCACGCGAAACCGGAGCAGGAGTACATGATCGCGAAGAAGTTGCAGCAGCTACGAAAAAGGACCCTCTACTGCGCGAAGTGTACCGCTACGTCCAATCGGGTTGGCCAGGCAAG